In Aegilops tauschii subsp. strangulata cultivar AL8/78 chromosome 3, Aet v6.0, whole genome shotgun sequence, one genomic interval encodes:
- the LOC141042517 gene encoding uncharacterized protein isoform X1, with protein MPPKAPITCNWGRSNVTDDTLDDFVKTGYLPKKEVMSYRAPDPSEERPQPRDGEVVIFADHMSRGFAPPGSKFFRDVLNFFDLRPQDIGPNSVSNICNFQVFCEVYLGEEPSLLLFRELFYLNRQNECANGPSLELGGISIQRRRDCLFPYAEPPSHPKDWNQTWFYCQDTSLADENPLPGFRALRLESNHPLPDKLSQAERQPLIPTINKIKALLGNGLNGVDLVRVWIAWRVIPLSRRPGLMCDYTGQKDDPLRHSPNDLPEDVVDDMTKSLLNESLADCGRTGLSPFCKANPAPAANDKFWKVRYDHEAAKQARKVKKAARRAAPRKKGSKPSASDLLHLEDTSESEQEDTGASNPVIEEVTILSSDSEPLPRLKVRRVTRKVRFSHPLAYQDPQFLLKQQIHESRRQTRASKDVDLSSGLPEASRKRRTEVISNLYPFHPLAGITRQPLNSSDSNYQKTSPSSGDSMQSNLPAFKTAPGAQAKLSKRAKKSHPVEEPVLIEPNASASEPPSAPAPETTAPTEQQAMEDADNPEIPSSAQPADDPDVVISRTEYVEPGRPTVLARCSAKEELLERRRARLDITDYANLSIGDIVSGYIGQVHNSRDLEIDMVKQIQQKSEAACKKFESKISELKNRLKTQETETRKANAKFEFSVAAQEKLKEKFETERKTWVEEKTALLSQAEQAEAALTERTAELSGLKRHVSQMVSAIFGPRSSNLNQNVLTKLKAVYTLVEQLYTGSQRALAVVALSNEVPTHLADLLRRLAVLPQRFQELRRASARAGAIAALSRAKAFLPELDPADIALGYPSLKEDGTPFDQKDFAACVKSVRPVATLIGNDTDLTKYQSGYDAENQRIPTPRYEAISLIPPTRKHTFAPEIDPAGLIDDEAQFEALSGIDWKSSTFQVMGTAGGAERDEPGASTQQAP; from the exons atgccgcccaaggcacCCATTACATGTAACTGGGGGAGGTCCAATGTTACTGATGACACCTTAgatgatttcgtgaagacgggttacctgcctaagaaggaggtcatgtcctatcgtgcccctgacccgtcggaagaaagacctcaaccaagagatggagaagttgtgatatttgctgatcacatgagccggggttttgcacctcccggctcaaaattctttagagacgttctgaatttcttcgatctgcgacctcaagacattggacccaattccgtgtcgaacatttgtaactttcaagtgttctgtgaagtataccttggagaagagcccagcctactgctctttagggagctgttttatctaaaccgccagaacgagtgcgccaacgggcctagcttggaacttggtggaatttcaatccaacgacggagagattgcctctttccttatgctgaaccgccaagccacccaaaggactggaaccagacatggttctactgccaggatacttctctggctgatgagaaccctctgcccggctttcgcgccctacgtctggagtcaaatcaccccttgccagacaaattatctcaagctgagcgacaaccgcttatccccaccatcaacaagattaaagctcttctgggaaatggTCTTAACGGTGTTGatttggtccgggtctggattgcttggcgggtgattcccttgagccgccgccccggcttaatgtgtgattacacgggccagaaggatgatcctctgcggcacagccccaacgacttacctgaggatgtcgttgacgacatgaccaagtcccttctgaacgagagcttggcagactgcgggaggacaggcttaagtcccttctgcaaagctaacccggctccggcg gcaaatgataagttctggaaggtcagatatgaccatgaagctgctaagcaagccaggaaggttaagaaagccgccaggagagccgctccccgcaaaaagggaagtaagcctagcgcctcggacctgcttcacctggaagacacctccgagtcagag caggaggacaccggagcgagtaacccggtgattgaagaggtaactatactttcctccgactcggagcccttgccaaggctgaaagtccgaagagtaacccggaaagtaagattttcccatcctttagcttatcaagatcctcaatttcttttgaagcaacagattcatgagagccggaggcaaacccgggccagcaaggatgtagatctctcctccggcttacctgaagcatcaaggaagcgccggaccgaggttatctccaacttatatccttttcatcctttggcgggcatcactcgtcaaccactcaactcttctgattcaaactaccagaaaacttcaccttcctccggtgactccatgcaatctaacttgccggctttcaagactgcacccgg cgcacaagcaaagctcagcaagagggcaaagaaaagcCACCCGGTCGAAGAACCGGTCTTGATTGAACCCAACGCTTCTGCTtctgagccgccgtctgcaccagctccagaaaccaccgctccaactgaacAACAAGCCATGGAAGATGCTgacaacccggagatccccagctcagctcaaccggccgatgacccggatgtggtgattagccggaccgaatatgttgagccgggaagacccactgtgctggccagatgctctgctaaagaagaactgctggagcgccgcagggccagactggatatcactgactatgctaacttgagcattggagacattgtttctggttacattggtcaagtgcacaacagccgggacctggagattgacatggtgaagcagatacagcaaaaatctgag gctgcctgcaagaaatttgaatcgaaaatctctgagctgaagaaccgcctgaagactcaggaaactgagacccggaaggccaatgccaaatttgagttcagtgttgctgcacaagaaaaactgaaagagaaatttgaaacagaaagaaagacttgggtcgaggagaagactgccttgctcagccaGGCCGAACAAGCTGAGGCTGCTCtgactgaaagaaccgccgaactctccggcttaaaacgccatgtgtcacagatggtctccgcaatcttcg gtcccagaagctccaatttgaatcagaacgtgctgaccaagctaaaggcggtttacaccttggtggagcaactctacacagggtcacaacgtgctttagccgttgtggctctgtccaatgaggttcccactcacctggcagacttactcaggcggcttgccgttcttcctcagcgcttccaagagctgagacgggcttctgcgagagccggagctatagctgctctgagccgggccaaggcgtttctcccagagctagacccggccgacatcgctcttggataccccagcctgaaggaagacggtaccccttttgaccagaaagactttgccgcctgcgtgaagagcgtgcgcccggtggccaccttgattgggaatgacactgaccttaccaagtatcagtcgggctatgacgcggagaatcagaggatccccactccacgctatgaagcaatcagtctgatccctccgactcgtaagcatacctttgccccagaaattgacccggccgggttaatcgatgacgaggctcaatttgaagctttgagcggcattgactggaaatcatcaaccttccaggtcatgggaacagccggaggagcggagagggatgagccgggagcttcaacccaacaagcaccttga
- the LOC141042517 gene encoding uncharacterized protein isoform X3, with protein MPPKAPITCNWGRSNVTDDTLDDFVKTGYLPKKEVMSYRAPDPSEERPQPRDGEVVIFADHMSRGFAPPGSKFFRDVLNFFDLRPQDIGPNSVSNICNFQVFCEVYLGEEPSLLLFRELFYLNRQNECANGPSLELGGISIQRRRDCLFPYAEPPSHPKDWNQTWFYCQDTSLADENPLPGFRALRLESNHPLPDKLSQAERQPLIPTINKIKALLGNGLNGVDLVRVWIAWRVIPLSRRPGLMCDYTGQKDDPLRHSPNDLPEDVVDDMTKSLLNESLADCGRTGLSPFCKANPAPAANDKFWKVRYDHEAAKQARKVKKAARRAAPRKKGSKPSASDLLHLEDTSESEQEDTGASNPVIEEVTILSSDSEPLPRLKVRRVTRKVRFSHPLAYQDPQFLLKQQIHESRRQTRASKDVDLSSGLPEASRKRRTEKTSPSSGDSMQSNLPAFKTAPGAQAKLSKRAKKSHPVEEPVLIEPNASASEPPSAPAPETTAPTEQQAMEDADNPEIPSSAQPADDPDVVISRTEYVEPGRPTVLARCSAKEELLERRRARLDITDYANLSIGDIVSGYIGQVHNSRDLEIDMVKQIQQKSEAACKKFESKISELKNRLKTQETETRKANAKFEFSVAAQEKLKEKFETERKTWVEEKTALLSQAEQAEAALTERTAELSGLKRHVSQMVSAIFGPRSSNLNQNVLTKLKAVYTLVEQLYTGSQRALAVVALSNEVPTHLADLLRRLAVLPQRFQELRRASARAGAIAALSRAKAFLPELDPADIALGYPSLKEDGTPFDQKDFAACVKSVRPVATLIGNDTDLTKYQSGYDAENQRIPTPRYEAISLIPPTRKHTFAPEIDPAGLIDDEAQFEALSGIDWKSSTFQVMGTAGGAERDEPGASTQQAP; from the exons atgccgcccaaggcacCCATTACATGTAACTGGGGGAGGTCCAATGTTACTGATGACACCTTAgatgatttcgtgaagacgggttacctgcctaagaaggaggtcatgtcctatcgtgcccctgacccgtcggaagaaagacctcaaccaagagatggagaagttgtgatatttgctgatcacatgagccggggttttgcacctcccggctcaaaattctttagagacgttctgaatttcttcgatctgcgacctcaagacattggacccaattccgtgtcgaacatttgtaactttcaagtgttctgtgaagtataccttggagaagagcccagcctactgctctttagggagctgttttatctaaaccgccagaacgagtgcgccaacgggcctagcttggaacttggtggaatttcaatccaacgacggagagattgcctctttccttatgctgaaccgccaagccacccaaaggactggaaccagacatggttctactgccaggatacttctctggctgatgagaaccctctgcccggctttcgcgccctacgtctggagtcaaatcaccccttgccagacaaattatctcaagctgagcgacaaccgcttatccccaccatcaacaagattaaagctcttctgggaaatggTCTTAACGGTGTTGatttggtccgggtctggattgcttggcgggtgattcccttgagccgccgccccggcttaatgtgtgattacacgggccagaaggatgatcctctgcggcacagccccaacgacttacctgaggatgtcgttgacgacatgaccaagtcccttctgaacgagagcttggcagactgcgggaggacaggcttaagtcccttctgcaaagctaacccggctccggcg gcaaatgataagttctggaaggtcagatatgaccatgaagctgctaagcaagccaggaaggttaagaaagccgccaggagagccgctccccgcaaaaagggaagtaagcctagcgcctcggacctgcttcacctggaagacacctccgagtcagag caggaggacaccggagcgagtaacccggtgattgaagaggtaactatactttcctccgactcggagcccttgccaaggctgaaagtccgaagagtaacccggaaagtaagattttcccatcctttagcttatcaagatcctcaatttcttttgaagcaacagattcatgagagccggaggcaaacccgggccagcaaggatgtagatctctcctccggcttacctgaagcatcaaggaagcgccggaccgag aaaacttcaccttcctccggtgactccatgcaatctaacttgccggctttcaagactgcacccgg cgcacaagcaaagctcagcaagagggcaaagaaaagcCACCCGGTCGAAGAACCGGTCTTGATTGAACCCAACGCTTCTGCTtctgagccgccgtctgcaccagctccagaaaccaccgctccaactgaacAACAAGCCATGGAAGATGCTgacaacccggagatccccagctcagctcaaccggccgatgacccggatgtggtgattagccggaccgaatatgttgagccgggaagacccactgtgctggccagatgctctgctaaagaagaactgctggagcgccgcagggccagactggatatcactgactatgctaacttgagcattggagacattgtttctggttacattggtcaagtgcacaacagccgggacctggagattgacatggtgaagcagatacagcaaaaatctgag gctgcctgcaagaaatttgaatcgaaaatctctgagctgaagaaccgcctgaagactcaggaaactgagacccggaaggccaatgccaaatttgagttcagtgttgctgcacaagaaaaactgaaagagaaatttgaaacagaaagaaagacttgggtcgaggagaagactgccttgctcagccaGGCCGAACAAGCTGAGGCTGCTCtgactgaaagaaccgccgaactctccggcttaaaacgccatgtgtcacagatggtctccgcaatcttcg gtcccagaagctccaatttgaatcagaacgtgctgaccaagctaaaggcggtttacaccttggtggagcaactctacacagggtcacaacgtgctttagccgttgtggctctgtccaatgaggttcccactcacctggcagacttactcaggcggcttgccgttcttcctcagcgcttccaagagctgagacgggcttctgcgagagccggagctatagctgctctgagccgggccaaggcgtttctcccagagctagacccggccgacatcgctcttggataccccagcctgaaggaagacggtaccccttttgaccagaaagactttgccgcctgcgtgaagagcgtgcgcccggtggccaccttgattgggaatgacactgaccttaccaagtatcagtcgggctatgacgcggagaatcagaggatccccactccacgctatgaagcaatcagtctgatccctccgactcgtaagcatacctttgccccagaaattgacccggccgggttaatcgatgacgaggctcaatttgaagctttgagcggcattgactggaaatcatcaaccttccaggtcatgggaacagccggaggagcggagagggatgagccgggagcttcaacccaacaagcaccttga
- the LOC141042517 gene encoding uncharacterized protein isoform X6: protein MPPKAPITCNWGRSNVTDDTLDDFVKTGYLPKKEVMSYRAPDPSEERPQPRDGEVVIFADHMSRGFAPPGSKFFRDVLNFFDLRPQDIGPNSVSNICNFQVFCEVYLGEEPSLLLFRELFYLNRQNECANGPSLELGGISIQRRRDCLFPYAEPPSHPKDWNQTWFYCQDTSLADENPLPGFRALRLESNHPLPDKLSQAERQPLIPTINKIKALLGNGLNGVDLVRVWIAWRVIPLSRRPGLMCDYTGQKDDPLRHSPNDLPEDVVDDMTKSLLNESLADCGRTGLSPFCKANPAPAANDKFWKVRYDHEAAKQARKVKKAARRAAPRKKGSKPSASDLLHLEDTSESEQEDTGASNPVIEEIHESRRQTRASKDVDLSSGLPEASRKRRTEKTSPSSGDSMQSNLPAFKTAPGAQAKLSKRAKKSHPVEEPVLIEPNASASEPPSAPAPETTAPTEQQAMEDADNPEIPSSAQPADDPDVVISRTEYVEPGRPTVLARCSAKEELLERRRARLDITDYANLSIGDIVSGYIGQVHNSRDLEIDMVKQIQQKSEAACKKFESKISELKNRLKTQETETRKANAKFEFSVAAQEKLKEKFETERKTWVEEKTALLSQAEQAEAALTERTAELSGLKRHVSQMVSAIFGPRSSNLNQNVLTKLKAVYTLVEQLYTGSQRALAVVALSNEVPTHLADLLRRLAVLPQRFQELRRASARAGAIAALSRAKAFLPELDPADIALGYPSLKEDGTPFDQKDFAACVKSVRPVATLIGNDTDLTKYQSGYDAENQRIPTPRYEAISLIPPTRKHTFAPEIDPAGLIDDEAQFEALSGIDWKSSTFQVMGTAGGAERDEPGASTQQAP from the exons atgccgcccaaggcacCCATTACATGTAACTGGGGGAGGTCCAATGTTACTGATGACACCTTAgatgatttcgtgaagacgggttacctgcctaagaaggaggtcatgtcctatcgtgcccctgacccgtcggaagaaagacctcaaccaagagatggagaagttgtgatatttgctgatcacatgagccggggttttgcacctcccggctcaaaattctttagagacgttctgaatttcttcgatctgcgacctcaagacattggacccaattccgtgtcgaacatttgtaactttcaagtgttctgtgaagtataccttggagaagagcccagcctactgctctttagggagctgttttatctaaaccgccagaacgagtgcgccaacgggcctagcttggaacttggtggaatttcaatccaacgacggagagattgcctctttccttatgctgaaccgccaagccacccaaaggactggaaccagacatggttctactgccaggatacttctctggctgatgagaaccctctgcccggctttcgcgccctacgtctggagtcaaatcaccccttgccagacaaattatctcaagctgagcgacaaccgcttatccccaccatcaacaagattaaagctcttctgggaaatggTCTTAACGGTGTTGatttggtccgggtctggattgcttggcgggtgattcccttgagccgccgccccggcttaatgtgtgattacacgggccagaaggatgatcctctgcggcacagccccaacgacttacctgaggatgtcgttgacgacatgaccaagtcccttctgaacgagagcttggcagactgcgggaggacaggcttaagtcccttctgcaaagctaacccggctccggcg gcaaatgataagttctggaaggtcagatatgaccatgaagctgctaagcaagccaggaaggttaagaaagccgccaggagagccgctccccgcaaaaagggaagtaagcctagcgcctcggacctgcttcacctggaagacacctccgagtcagag caggaggacaccggagcgagtaacccggtgattgaagag attcatgagagccggaggcaaacccgggccagcaaggatgtagatctctcctccggcttacctgaagcatcaaggaagcgccggaccgag aaaacttcaccttcctccggtgactccatgcaatctaacttgccggctttcaagactgcacccgg cgcacaagcaaagctcagcaagagggcaaagaaaagcCACCCGGTCGAAGAACCGGTCTTGATTGAACCCAACGCTTCTGCTtctgagccgccgtctgcaccagctccagaaaccaccgctccaactgaacAACAAGCCATGGAAGATGCTgacaacccggagatccccagctcagctcaaccggccgatgacccggatgtggtgattagccggaccgaatatgttgagccgggaagacccactgtgctggccagatgctctgctaaagaagaactgctggagcgccgcagggccagactggatatcactgactatgctaacttgagcattggagacattgtttctggttacattggtcaagtgcacaacagccgggacctggagattgacatggtgaagcagatacagcaaaaatctgag gctgcctgcaagaaatttgaatcgaaaatctctgagctgaagaaccgcctgaagactcaggaaactgagacccggaaggccaatgccaaatttgagttcagtgttgctgcacaagaaaaactgaaagagaaatttgaaacagaaagaaagacttgggtcgaggagaagactgccttgctcagccaGGCCGAACAAGCTGAGGCTGCTCtgactgaaagaaccgccgaactctccggcttaaaacgccatgtgtcacagatggtctccgcaatcttcg gtcccagaagctccaatttgaatcagaacgtgctgaccaagctaaaggcggtttacaccttggtggagcaactctacacagggtcacaacgtgctttagccgttgtggctctgtccaatgaggttcccactcacctggcagacttactcaggcggcttgccgttcttcctcagcgcttccaagagctgagacgggcttctgcgagagccggagctatagctgctctgagccgggccaaggcgtttctcccagagctagacccggccgacatcgctcttggataccccagcctgaaggaagacggtaccccttttgaccagaaagactttgccgcctgcgtgaagagcgtgcgcccggtggccaccttgattgggaatgacactgaccttaccaagtatcagtcgggctatgacgcggagaatcagaggatccccactccacgctatgaagcaatcagtctgatccctccgactcgtaagcatacctttgccccagaaattgacccggccgggttaatcgatgacgaggctcaatttgaagctttgagcggcattgactggaaatcatcaaccttccaggtcatgggaacagccggaggagcggagagggatgagccgggagcttcaacccaacaagcaccttga
- the LOC141042517 gene encoding uncharacterized protein isoform X4: MPPKAPITCNWGRSNVTDDTLDDFVKTGYLPKKEVMSYRAPDPSEERPQPRDGEVVIFADHMSRGFAPPGSKFFRDVLNFFDLRPQDIGPNSVSNICNFQVFCEVYLGEEPSLLLFRELFYLNRQNECANGPSLELGGISIQRRRDCLFPYAEPPSHPKDWNQTWFYCQDTSLADENPLPGFRALRLESNHPLPDKLSQAERQPLIPTINKIKALLGNGLNGVDLVRVWIAWRVIPLSRRPGLMCDYTGQKDDPLRHSPNDLPEDVVDDMTKSLLNESLADCGRTGLSPFCKANPAPAANDKFWKVRYDHEAAKQARKVKKAARRAAPRKKGSKPSASDLLHLEDTSESEQEDTGASNPVIEEIHESRRQTRASKDVDLSSGLPEASRKRRTEVISNLYPFHPLAGITRQPLNSSDSNYQKTSPSSGDSMQSNLPAFKTAPGAQAKLSKRAKKSHPVEEPVLIEPNASASEPPSAPAPETTAPTEQQAMEDADNPEIPSSAQPADDPDVVISRTEYVEPGRPTVLARCSAKEELLERRRARLDITDYANLSIGDIVSGYIGQVHNSRDLEIDMVKQIQQKSEAACKKFESKISELKNRLKTQETETRKANAKFEFSVAAQEKLKEKFETERKTWVEEKTALLSQAEQAEAALTERTAELSGLKRHVSQMVSAIFGPRSSNLNQNVLTKLKAVYTLVEQLYTGSQRALAVVALSNEVPTHLADLLRRLAVLPQRFQELRRASARAGAIAALSRAKAFLPELDPADIALGYPSLKEDGTPFDQKDFAACVKSVRPVATLIGNDTDLTKYQSGYDAENQRIPTPRYEAISLIPPTRKHTFAPEIDPAGLIDDEAQFEALSGIDWKSSTFQVMGTAGGAERDEPGASTQQAP; the protein is encoded by the exons atgccgcccaaggcacCCATTACATGTAACTGGGGGAGGTCCAATGTTACTGATGACACCTTAgatgatttcgtgaagacgggttacctgcctaagaaggaggtcatgtcctatcgtgcccctgacccgtcggaagaaagacctcaaccaagagatggagaagttgtgatatttgctgatcacatgagccggggttttgcacctcccggctcaaaattctttagagacgttctgaatttcttcgatctgcgacctcaagacattggacccaattccgtgtcgaacatttgtaactttcaagtgttctgtgaagtataccttggagaagagcccagcctactgctctttagggagctgttttatctaaaccgccagaacgagtgcgccaacgggcctagcttggaacttggtggaatttcaatccaacgacggagagattgcctctttccttatgctgaaccgccaagccacccaaaggactggaaccagacatggttctactgccaggatacttctctggctgatgagaaccctctgcccggctttcgcgccctacgtctggagtcaaatcaccccttgccagacaaattatctcaagctgagcgacaaccgcttatccccaccatcaacaagattaaagctcttctgggaaatggTCTTAACGGTGTTGatttggtccgggtctggattgcttggcgggtgattcccttgagccgccgccccggcttaatgtgtgattacacgggccagaaggatgatcctctgcggcacagccccaacgacttacctgaggatgtcgttgacgacatgaccaagtcccttctgaacgagagcttggcagactgcgggaggacaggcttaagtcccttctgcaaagctaacccggctccggcg gcaaatgataagttctggaaggtcagatatgaccatgaagctgctaagcaagccaggaaggttaagaaagccgccaggagagccgctccccgcaaaaagggaagtaagcctagcgcctcggacctgcttcacctggaagacacctccgagtcagag caggaggacaccggagcgagtaacccggtgattgaagag attcatgagagccggaggcaaacccgggccagcaaggatgtagatctctcctccggcttacctgaagcatcaaggaagcgccggaccgaggttatctccaacttatatccttttcatcctttggcgggcatcactcgtcaaccactcaactcttctgattcaaactaccagaaaacttcaccttcctccggtgactccatgcaatctaacttgccggctttcaagactgcacccgg cgcacaagcaaagctcagcaagagggcaaagaaaagcCACCCGGTCGAAGAACCGGTCTTGATTGAACCCAACGCTTCTGCTtctgagccgccgtctgcaccagctccagaaaccaccgctccaactgaacAACAAGCCATGGAAGATGCTgacaacccggagatccccagctcagctcaaccggccgatgacccggatgtggtgattagccggaccgaatatgttgagccgggaagacccactgtgctggccagatgctctgctaaagaagaactgctggagcgccgcagggccagactggatatcactgactatgctaacttgagcattggagacattgtttctggttacattggtcaagtgcacaacagccgggacctggagattgacatggtgaagcagatacagcaaaaatctgag gctgcctgcaagaaatttgaatcgaaaatctctgagctgaagaaccgcctgaagactcaggaaactgagacccggaaggccaatgccaaatttgagttcagtgttgctgcacaagaaaaactgaaagagaaatttgaaacagaaagaaagacttgggtcgaggagaagactgccttgctcagccaGGCCGAACAAGCTGAGGCTGCTCtgactgaaagaaccgccgaactctccggcttaaaacgccatgtgtcacagatggtctccgcaatcttcg gtcccagaagctccaatttgaatcagaacgtgctgaccaagctaaaggcggtttacaccttggtggagcaactctacacagggtcacaacgtgctttagccgttgtggctctgtccaatgaggttcccactcacctggcagacttactcaggcggcttgccgttcttcctcagcgcttccaagagctgagacgggcttctgcgagagccggagctatagctgctctgagccgggccaaggcgtttctcccagagctagacccggccgacatcgctcttggataccccagcctgaaggaagacggtaccccttttgaccagaaagactttgccgcctgcgtgaagagcgtgcgcccggtggccaccttgattgggaatgacactgaccttaccaagtatcagtcgggctatgacgcggagaatcagaggatccccactccacgctatgaagcaatcagtctgatccctccgactcgtaagcatacctttgccccagaaattgacccggccgggttaatcgatgacgaggctcaatttgaagctttgagcggcattgactggaaatcatcaaccttccaggtcatgggaacagccggaggagcggagagggatgagccgggagcttcaacccaacaagcaccttga